A genomic segment from Methanobrevibacter ruminantium encodes:
- the serB gene encoding phosphoserine phosphatase SerB gives MIKLVVFDLDNVIIDGEGIDEIGKLINIEDQIAAITEQAMQGDIDFETSIKKRVGLLKGVATDDIRTLANEMPLMKGAKETVSTLKENGFEVAIISGSFDIIADTIKGKLDVDNIFTNSLVEEDGVLTGEVTGPLVSGSKLDVLSKLIEEKGYTLDECVAVGDGANDISMIESAKYGIAFNAKPALKENADIIVETRDLTDVLNVIINLNSENTEGDADVDKEVAVETEVVETTDVVVENQEEQVADATEEVVEEIEETEEVVEEAEEEVAEEETAEEEAEEAEEEVVEEEVAEDEEEAEEEAAEEEAPEAEEEVAEEKPVKEAKPKKSKKKNALPEPDFDLADTIEGVRVQKDEREERIAKVADEREAFNREAKEQRKIRDELNSELKENLAKAIEFRDQRNEINKQVEENKNARNKVNDEIKSLEWSSGKKDKIRIEAEIKKIDKIIETRVLDIKKENQLVKNANDLRKELAEIKEDDKVKEEAAELKKKSEEYHAKVVELSEQAQEAHEQMLSYFRKTDEIRTAADEAHKLFIQARKNASAKHEEFKMILSEIHVINKKLGSNKNRKRRSDKSGGSSNNKKNREEKERAESIFDKFKNGKKLSTEELLLLQKYDIN, from the coding sequence AGATCAAATTGCAGCAATCACTGAGCAGGCTATGCAAGGTGATATTGACTTCGAAACATCCATTAAGAAAAGAGTAGGGCTTCTCAAAGGAGTTGCTACTGACGATATTAGGACATTAGCTAATGAAATGCCTCTAATGAAAGGAGCTAAAGAAACCGTCTCTACTTTAAAGGAAAATGGTTTTGAAGTAGCTATTATTAGCGGTAGTTTTGATATAATCGCCGATACTATTAAGGGAAAACTTGATGTGGATAACATATTCACAAATTCATTAGTTGAAGAAGACGGGGTCTTAACTGGTGAAGTCACTGGACCATTAGTATCTGGTTCAAAATTAGATGTTCTATCCAAACTCATAGAAGAAAAAGGTTACACATTAGATGAATGTGTTGCTGTTGGTGATGGAGCAAATGATATCTCTATGATTGAATCTGCTAAATACGGAATTGCTTTTAATGCAAAACCTGCTTTAAAAGAAAACGCGGATATTATTGTAGAAACCCGTGATTTAACTGACGTTTTAAATGTCATCATTAATTTAAACTCTGAAAACACTGAAGGAGATGCTGACGTGGATAAAGAAGTTGCTGTAGAAACTGAAGTAGTTGAAACTACTGATGTAGTTGTTGAAAACCAAGAAGAACAAGTTGCAGATGCAACTGAAGAAGTAGTTGAAGAAATCGAAGAAACAGAAGAAGTTGTTGAAGAAGCTGAAGAAGAAGTGGCTGAAGAAGAAACTGCTGAGGAAGAAGCTGAAGAGGCTGAAGAAGAAGTAGTGGAAGAAGAAGTTGCTGAAGATGAGGAAGAAGCTGAAGAGGAAGCTGCTGAGGAAGAGGCTCCTGAAGCTGAAGAAGAAGTGGCTGAAGAAAAACCTGTTAAAGAGGCAAAACCTAAAAAATCCAAAAAGAAAAACGCTCTTCCAGAACCTGATTTTGATTTAGCTGACACCATTGAAGGTGTAAGAGTTCAAAAAGATGAAAGAGAAGAACGTATTGCTAAAGTTGCAGATGAAAGAGAAGCATTTAACAGGGAAGCTAAAGAACAACGTAAAATACGTGATGAATTAAATTCTGAATTAAAAGAAAACTTAGCTAAAGCTATTGAGTTCAGAGATCAACGTAATGAAATCAACAAGCAAGTTGAAGAAAACAAGAATGCACGTAATAAAGTCAATGATGAAATTAAAAGTCTTGAATGGTCTTCTGGTAAAAAAGATAAAATCAGGATTGAAGCTGAAATCAAAAAGATTGATAAAATTATCGAAACCAGAGTTTTAGACATCAAAAAGGAAAATCAACTTGTTAAAAATGCAAATGATTTAAGAAAAGAACTTGCAGAAATCAAAGAAGACGATAAAGTCAAAGAAGAAGCTGCTGAACTCAAGAAGAAATCTGAAGAATACCACGCTAAAGTAGTTGAACTTTCAGAACAAGCACAAGAAGCTCACGAACAAATGCTTTCTTACTTCAGAAAAACTGATGAAATCAGAACTGCTGCTGATGAAGCACATAAGTTATTCATCCAAGCAAGAAAGAATGCTTCTGCAAAACATGAAGAATTTAAAATGATTTTAAGTGAAATTCATGTTATCAATAAAAAGTTAGGAAGCAACAAAAACAGAAAACGCAGATCTGATAAATCTGGTGGTTCTTCTAACAATAAGAAAAATCGTGAAGAAAAAGAAAGAGCTGAAAGTATCTTTGATAAATTCAAAAACGGTAAGAAATTATCTACCGAAGAGCTTTTACTCTTGCAAAAATACGATATTAATTAA